A DNA window from Camelina sativa cultivar DH55 chromosome 17, Cs, whole genome shotgun sequence contains the following coding sequences:
- the LOC104757022 gene encoding very-long-chain 3-oxoacyl-CoA reductase-like protein At1g24470 gives MQRACIYDSQPWHLHVVCIIGFLYLLRLFFPLLKWFITRFLLTNPKRLKSYGSWALVTGATEGIGRAFAHELAKHGLNLILVSRNLSKLEALSNDFGQEFPHIKIKIIPFDFSSGGGYNVIEEGIKGVEVGILINNVGITYPRAMFFHETDQLTWTKILKVNLEATTWLTRSLIRPMLQRRRGAIVSISSGAAVVVPSYPLCAIYAATKAYIDALTRSLHVEYKKFGIDVQCQVPLYVATRMVSEVAAIHKPSFFIPTPEVYAKAAVEQIGIGSRCSPFWAHSLQWFLLGFVPDYFINAWRLSFGLRRRSLS, from the exons atGCAGAGAGCATGCATCTATGATAGTCAGCCATGGCACCTCCATGTCGTATGCATCATAGGCTTTCTCTATCTCCTTAGACTATTCTTTCCTCTCTTGAAATGGTTCATCACAAGATTCCTCCTCACAAACCCGAAGCGGCTCAAGAGTTACGGTTCGTGGGCTTTGGTCACTGGAGCCACTGAAGGGATCGGACGCGCCTTTGCCCACGAGCTGGCCAAACACGGCCTTAACCTCATCCTAGTCAGCAGAAACCTTTCTAAGCTTGAAGCTCTGTCTAATGATTTCGGACAAGAGTTTCCCCACATCAAGATCAAAATCATTCCATTTGACTTCTCATCTG GAGGAGGATATAATGTAATCGAGGAAGGGATCAAAGGCGTCGAAGTGGGGATTCTGATAAACAACGTTGGGATAACTTACCCACGAGCTATGTTCTTCCACGAGACTGACCAACTCACATGGACCAAAATCCTAAAGGTTAATCTTGAAGCAACCACATGGCTCACACGATCTCTCATCCGACCAATGCTTCAACGTCGCCGAGGAGCCATCGTCAGTATTAGCTCCGGCGCCGCAGTTGTGGTCCCTTCTTATCCTCTCTGCGCCATCTACGCCGCCACCAAAGC TTATATTGATGCACTAACAAGATCCCTACATGTGGAATATAAGAAGTTTGGTATTGATGTCCAGTGCCAG GTGCCGTTATACGTGGCAACCAGGATGGTGTCGGAAGTAGCAGCTATACATAAACCAAGCTTCTTTATACCGACGCCGGAAGTCTACGCAAAAGCGGCGGTGGAGCAGATCGGAATTGGATCACGTTGCTCGCCGTTTTGGGCTCATTCCCTTCAGTGGTTTCTTCTCGGATTTGTGCCAGATTACTTCATTAATGCTTGGCGTCTCTCTTTCGGACTTCGTCGAAGAAGTTTATCTTAA
- the LOC104759443 gene encoding uncharacterized protein DDB_G0289917-like encodes MTSTNNALLHVNITNVTKLTQTNFLMWKLQVHALVDGHGLAGYLDGTTTSPPATITTDAVESPNPTRLQWQRQDKLLYSALLGAISLTVQPLLSRTTTSAEIWSTLIATYGTPSRGHIQQVKDQLRAWRKGDRTIDEYFQGLTTRFDVLANLGKPMEHEEQIDHILEGLPEEYRPIIDQIESRDTPPTLVYIHERLLNREAKLLSVSACAPSLLPVTANVATHRSSGGSRSGPSHNNNNTHNNNNTHNNSHHNSNNYNNNNKNRYNNNSQRGSRPYQGRCQFCQTQGHSAKYCPQLLNRLSSSGSTPQSPFTPCF; translated from the coding sequence ATGACCTCTACCAATAACGCTCTTCTTCACGTCAACATAACCAATGTTACCAAGCTTACTCAAACCAATTTTCTTATGTGGAAGCTCCAAGTCCATGCTCTTGTCGATGGCCATGGTCTTGCGGGCTATCTCGATGGCACCACCACCAGTCCTCCTGCCACCATCACCACCGATGCTGTTGAGTCTCCGAATCCGACTCGTTTGCAATGGCAGCGTCAAGACAAACTTCTCTACAGTGCTCTTCTAGGGGCAATCTCTCTTACGGTTCAGCCGCTGCTTTCTCGGACCACAACCTCTGCTGAGATCTGGTCCACTCTTATCGCCACGTATGGGACGCCGAGCCGTGGCCATATTCAACAAGTGAAGGATCAACTGCGTGCTTGGCGTAAGGGGGATCGTACGATTGATGAATATTTTCAGGGTCTTACGACTCGGTTTGATGTTCTTGCTAATCTCGGTAAACCTATGGAGCATGAGGAACAGATAGATCACATTCTGGAAGGTCTTCCTGAGGAGTATCGACCTATCATTGACCAGATTGAAAGCCGAGATACTCCTCCTACTCTCGTCTACATTCACGAACGTCTACTAAATCGAGAGGCCAAGCTTTTGTCGGTCTCTGCTTGTGCTCCGTCTCTGCTTCCGGTCACGGCGAATGTTGCTACGCATCGTTCCTCTGGTGGATCTCGATCTGGTCCCtctcacaacaacaacaacactcacaacaacaacaacactcacaACAACAGCCACCACAACTCcaacaactacaacaacaacaacaagaaccgCTACAACAACAACTCCCAGAGAGGTTCACGTCCTTACCAAGGGCGGTGTCAGTTCTGCCAGACTCAAGGTCATTCCGCAAAATACTGTCCTCAACTCCTTAACCGTCTCTCGTCTTCTGGCTCTACTCCACAGAGTCCTTTTACTCCGTGCTTCTAA
- the LOC104757023 gene encoding very-long-chain 3-oxoacyl-CoA reductase-like protein At1g24470 produces MQRACIYESQPWHLHVVCFIGFLSLLRLFFPLLKWFITRYLLTNPKRLKSYGSWAMVTGATEGIGRAFAHELAKHGLNLILVSRNPSKLESVSDDLRQEFPHIKIKIIPFDFSSGGDYGVIEEGIKGVEVGILINNVGITYPSAMFFHEVDQLTWTKILRVNLEATTWVTRFLIGPMLHRRRGAIVNISSGAAVVVPSHPLYAIYAATKAYVDAFSRSLHVEYKQFGIDVQCQVPLYVATRMVSKVAAIDKPSLFVPSPEVYAKAAVEQIGIGSRCSPFWAHSLQWFLAGLVPDNLLDNWRLSIGLSRRGLS; encoded by the exons atgCAGAGAGCATGCATCTATGAGAGTCAGCCATGGCACCTCCATGTTGTATGCTTCATAGGCTTTCTGTCTCTCCTTAGACTATTCTTTCCTCTCCTGAAATGGTTCATCACAAGATATCTCCTCACAAACCCGAAGCGGCTCAAGAGTTACGGTTCGTGGGCTATGGTTACTGGAGCCACCGAAGGGATCGGACGCGCCTTTGCTCACGAGCTGGCCAAACACGGCCTTAACCTCATCCTAGTCAGTAGAAACCCTTCGAAGCTTGAATCTGTCTCTGATGATCTCCGACAAGAGTTTCCCCacatcaagatcaagatcattCCATTTGACTTCTCATCTG GAGGAGATTATGGAGTAATCGAGGAAGGGATCAAAGGCGTTGAAGTTGGTATTCTGATAAACAACGTTGGGATAACCTACCCATCAGCTATGTTCTTCCACGAGGTTGACCAACTCACGTGGACCAAAATTCTGAGGGTTAATCTTGAAGCAACCACATGGGTCACACGATTTCTCATTGGACCAATGCTTCACCGCCGCCGAGGAGCCATCGTCAATATTAGCTCGGGTGCCGCCGTTGTTGTCCCTTCTCATCCTCTCTACGCCATCTACGCCGCCACCAAAGC TTATGTTGATGCATTCTCAAGATCTCTACATGTGGAATATAAGCAGTTTGGTATTGATGTCCAATGCCAG GTGCCGTTGTATGTGGCAACGAGGATGGTTTCAAAGGTTGCAGCTATAGATAAACCAAGCTTGTTTGTACCGTCGCCGGAAGTCTACGCAAAAGCGGCGGTGGAGCAGATCGGAATCGGATCACGTTGCTCGCCGTTTTGGGCTCATTCCCTTCAGTGGTTTCTTGCCGGACTTGTGCCGGATAACCTCCTTGATAATTGGCGTCTCTCTATCGGACTTAGTAGAAGAGGTTTATCTTAA